DNA from Rhipicephalus microplus isolate Deutch F79 chromosome 5, USDA_Rmic, whole genome shotgun sequence:
GAGTCTTGTGATTGCTACCGTGGCTGTCGAATGACCTTCTGCTCAGTAGAATCAAAAAGGTAAGTAGTGTTATTGAGTATAAGTTTATCATAACGGAGCTTGAAAGGCTTGGGTTGAGTTCTACCGAACTCGACTAGCTTTTTGCGGGCAATGCGAGTAGCTGGCGAGAAATCTGCTGTAATCCTGTAGTTGGTGCCCTTGAGTCGCGCGCTTTTTGATAATACGCCCTCCTTATCTTTGAAATGGGAAAATCGGACAATAATGGGTCGATTGTTATTTGGTCGAAAGCGGCCAATTCTGTGAGCGTGCTCTATGTCTCTTGGTTGCAGAGAAGTTTCAAGGCTCGCGCTGCAGAAAGATTATTAACTTCTCCGATTGCTCCCATGTTTTATGTTCATTGTCTTTTAGCCCAAAAAACACTAGATTTGAGCGTCTAGCCCTATCTTCGGAGTCGTCTACTCTGGTAGCCAAATTTGCAAACATCTTGGTGCTCTGCTCTGCCATGCCTCGAACTTCATGAATTTGTTCTTTGACTAAGGCGATCGAAGAACAAACTCCCTCTATTTCCCCTAGTCTTTTCTTTATATCGTCGAGAGCTTTGTCATTTTCTGATAATTTTAAGTGGATTGATTTGATTTCATCTAAGAGTGTTGCTTGTCCGCTCTGAATTGCGCTCAGCACTGACATTATGTCATCAGATGGCTGTGATGAAGCGGATCGAGTGGTGGGACCGGGGTTTTCCTCAATATCACCTGCTAGAAGCAAGAGGTTAAGAATAACATGAGTACACTCACAAATCATGGCGATGCAACAccgtgggcttggcagcaccacTAATGCCATGTATCGGGTACGGCGGGTGAAGAGAGAATATGAACATGTTACCTGCACGAAAGGCAAGCGGATCGCGtgagcgtgaggcgttgctgacatgctgccaagcccactggaaGCAGGTGACGTTTTGTCAGGCCTTATATAGTGCTGCTGTGACGTCAGAGTGGTCGACGCAGCGGTGAAGCATCCACAGAAGGAAAGGGCATGAGGCAGCTGAGCGATGACGTAGGCAGGGGCGTGCTTGCGAAGATCATCATGCACACTCCGCTCGTTTTCGGAGCCAGGATCTCGTTGAACGAAGACTGTCGTAGTTGAAAGATGCAGCAGCTGGTGGCCCACGAACATCGGGTCTCCATCGGCTACGCAGGGCGACCCATGGAAGGATGTCAGCAGGCATATCAGGGTGAGTGACTGCACGAAAGGCAAGCGGATCGCGtgagcgtgaggcgttgctgacaTGCGGCCAAGCCCACTTTGTAAAATCTtaagtcgtctagttggcggtatgcttcttgtaagtagttggttttattaaggactacaattgctcctcttgtccgcgggttttattgttatgtctgtcctagatgccaaatttttcatacttattttttcagattttttcaagttttctcggtttcctttctgtcaggggtattcgtgtactatatctttctgtagtGCGGtcatataaaggtccaagcacttgtctcgattactgttcggtgtccaatcatttgatttacgacagGGAATtttttcgtggttagaaggcctgtccaagaaatattcgcgcaaccttaagcttcgagcgaagttgtcgaggtctcggagcaagtggaattcatcgaaaaattttgtggtcgagcagaagcttagtcccttagatagcagttttttttttcgtcaggtgacaagctcgagtccgataagtttacaaccagtGTCACAGAGTGTGTTTCTAGATGGGTGCTCGCTTGTACCCTTAGTGATtgcctgggtggtggtgttgtagtgataaggaactacaTCAGGGAACGCGAgcttgggcacatggtctcttttgagtttatgaatttttgtagtcatgatggcttggtatttattctgttcaaattctgttaattgcgtgatttcttcgttcgataaagtgttgtagCGAAGAATGGTGTTGATCATAgtgaccagtttctttacctgcttatcgctgtgattaagagcgatttctgttaatttaagagatgcctcaaggaggacgctTTTCTATGTTATTTAgtcgtgttcatctagatttgtagcggctggtgtgagggaaaGTGTcgtacccttgggggctattctagcacgaaggtacacttgcaacgttgatttatgcatttcatgtctaattcgtttgtcagcaagttttcgtactttaaggaaagtggcactgcaactgggaagcgatgagctggactgacatttcagaagtcaatcttcttttgggtgcggggatggcactgatgaggtgcgcaggttgtagttatgtccggcaggccttcgtcgttgtggggaggatttcggcgttgggctcccggcgaacgtgttcgttggcagttccggggtccgcaataggaggacgcggtttcgtagttcggcaggcttccctttgagcagtggtgtagtggtgctgtcgtgtagtgatCTTGGTCTCATTCTTGCAAAGAAAGCAGATAATTCAAGCGTTCTACATAATAAAACTGAGGAAGATCTTTTGAAGATCTGCTAACGCCCACGACGATGGCTACGAATCAATCATCGAGTGATAACGGTGAAACTTCTATTTGTTCTCTGATGCAATGCAACGTGCGCAGCCTGAACAGAAATATTGACGCACTATGCTCTTTTCTAGAGGTGAATTCTTTTCGATTCAATTTCATAGCTGTTTCGGAGACCTGGCTTAAATCAGGTGAAGTCCAGAATATCCCAGGTTATTCATTCACTTCTATTGCTAGAAACTCTCGCGCACGAGGAAGAGGCGTTGGCCTATTTAAGAGAGCAAACATCAAATGCGAACTCGTCCCTCAGTTCTCTTACTCTTATCTCCAGGAATTTGACTTTCTTTTTGTAAATTCAACCTCCATTTTTATTGCTGTTATCTATCGTGCTCCGAACCAAAACATTCAAACTTTCATGCAACGTTTCGAGGCATAACTAGCATATTTTACCAGCATCAGCTCAAAAATATTCATATGTGGTGACTTTAACATTGACTCCTTGAaaaatgaaaacaatgaataCTTCCATTTTGTAAACTCTTATGGTTTTCATAATGTAATTACAACACCCACCAGGGCAACTCGTAATTCATCAACTTCAATTGACCGTATACTTTGCAATTTCGACACTACAACCAGTCAGTGCAACATCTATCATACAGTCATCTCAGATCATTATCCAACTGCCATTTTCTTTCCCTTATCTGGAAATATTAGGAACACACCCACGATGTACCGCAATAGGATTAATCTCTGCAGTTTAAAACAACGCTTATTAGAAACTGATGACAGTATACTAGACTCTGGTGGCTCTCATCATCAATATGCCGCACTAAGTGATAAGATAAGGGAAGCGATTACACAATCTGAAATCCCGTACAAAATAAGGTATCACCAAGAGCTAATTTGTCCTTGGATGACCAAGGATATTTTACaattggtaaagaaaaaaaactattggcCCACAAAAGGTAAACAAAATAAGGGCAACTTGTACTATGAAGAAAAATTTTGGGTGGCCCGCAACATGGTAACACAGCTTACCCGTAATCGTAAAAAACAATATTATTCCGAGCTAACTACAAAAAACTCTGGAAATTCAAAGAACGTGGAAATTTATAAACTCTGTTATAAAACCTATTCCTAATCAATACGTTATGGCAGATACAGATATATTGGGAATATCAGCAGAATTTCGGTATCGACTTTTAATCAGTTCTTTTGTAACATTGGTAAAGAAATTTCGAATTCGTGCCGTGATGTGTTAGTCGATACGGTTCCGGATAGAGTTGTCAATTCCTTTGGATACATCGACATAACTCCTGCGGAAATCGTAACTCTCGTTAAAGCTATGCCATGCAAACATAGTGCGGGGTGTGATGAGATATCACCATTCATACTTAAAAACTTCATAGACGTTCTATGTACTCCTCTAGGAAAAATTTTTAGTCACGCATTTCACATGTCAACTTACACAGATTTGCTAAAAATCGCAAAGGTCGTTTCAATTCACAAAAATGGAGACCGTAGCCTTCCCgaaaactaccgccccatatctGTATTAAGTTCCATAAAGATAGTGTTTGAAAAACTTATCCCGAAACGGCTTCTAAATTTTCTCGATCGACAGTCTGTACTAACAAATAACCAACATGGCTTTCGGAGCAATCGATCCACTTCCACTGCAGTGCTATTTCTTTCAGATAGGGTGAATTCCTACCTAAACAACAACATCATAGTGATTGGTGTCTTCATTGACGTTAGAAAAGCTTTCGACACCGTACATCATGATATACTACTCAACAAATTAGAACAGTATGGCATACGAGGGGGAAGTCTGGAATTTTTTAGAAGCTACCTTACTAACCGACAACAAACGGTTCATTTTTGTAACACTAATTCTGGATTTTTGCCCATTACATCGGGAGTACCGCAGGGATCGGTATTGGGACCTATTTTATTCTCTCTGTACATGAATGACTTCCCTTCAATATTACATAACTTCAACCCAGtcatgtacgctgatgacactgctCTCATTTGCGCACACGAGTCCATCGATGGAGCCTTAAGCATGGCAAACAAAGAATTTATTGTCTGGGCATCAGCCCAGACAATactcctggggggggggggattttaatCTGCCTGGCTTATCCTGGGGTAATGATTCCTGTATAAGTATAAGCGGGCGCATGAACCGTGCGATGAAAAATATCGTCGACAGGTTTGGTCTGACGCAGTACGTTACCACCCCTACTCGCAATGACGCTGTGTTaaggttggtgcacaccggcgactagccgcggtcgcgcgaccatttgcgactggcgaccaaactgcgagcgacgttcacaccggcaaggattcatgcgagcgaccggaagtcgcaaacccggagagtcacgtacagatctcgttatcaacgagaaCTTGGGCGACCGGCGACGATCAGCTGATCAGATACGGAGCCCGCTGAGCGCGATGCGTTTGTTTTTGACGGCTGTGTTTGCGTAGCGTTCTCCCGGCAGCATCATAGACTTCGAGTCGAGTGATGAAGAAGAGGTTGTGGCGGTGCTGATGTGCTCAGCCAACGTGTCAGCACAAAAGCcttcaaagcaagcaaggcgaTGGTGGGTGAGACCGTCCCTTCGCTCGCGAGAAGTGGCCGTCCACACAGGGCGTCTGCTCTTGCGCTCGCACGACGAGGAGAATTTCCGAGAGTAAGTTTATGGTTGTTTTACGTGCTTATAAGATAGTGCATAACATGTTATCTCATTCTATTTTTGGTAGTTAGCTTCATGCGGATGCCGCCACGAACGTTCGATGCTGTGCTCGAACTGCTGCGCCCCGCAATATCCAAGCAGGACACAAACCACCGGCCTACAATTTCGGCGCACGACTGCCTGGCCATGACCATTAGGTAAGAGCGTGTGGTTTGAAGATTAATATGCTGTGGCTTGCGGCTGCGCTTCGCTCGTAAAGAAGTTTTGCTTGGGCGGATAGAACGAATTGCATTTATGACGTATGCGGGCTCGATGATGCAGTCGTTACGGCGGCCGGCAGTTTACGCGTAGGTGACGGGTTTGATTACGGCCGCATCGATCGCctttaggtggaggcgaaatgcactTAAGTTGGCGCGTTTGTTGCGCACGTACGTTAAGAATCTCAGGTGGTGAATATTTCAAAACCATCTGTTGTTGCTTATTGCGTAATCAGTACGTGGTTTCCGCTTGTAAAATCCCAGAAAATGGGATTCTGCGCTACACAATGACATTACATTGTGGACCGGTCAGTTCCCGTTTTCTGTTATCCTGATGCACAGGTACTATATAGAACGCAATTATTAATGatgttataaaataagtgaaacacaATCCTAAGCTTTGCGAGTACAATTATGCACAAATTGTTAGGACAAATTGATGTGCTGTTCGAGGCACTCAAAGAGTATTcatgccaaaaatatttttcagcatCGGGGAGGGAGGAGGTTCAACCAACCACCCTTTATGTATCTGCATGCACGACGGTGTGTGTTTGCACAAGTACACATGCGAAATTTCTCACAAACATAGGCAGTGTTTAACCCCTGCACCTTGCTACAATTATACGTATGTTCTGTTAAAATGACAGTGACCCAATACACTGTGGACAGTAGCGCAGTGGCAAAACGTATTGTGGACGGTAGCACATTGTGTGAAAGCAATTTGAACAATTGACTTGAGTGATGTACGTTTTGCGAAATAGGTTCTTCTTGAATTTACAGCTTTTCAGAAATCCATGCTAAGGAAATTGCTACAGGTACATTTAGGTTGCCCTTCTTCAACCTGAGTGATATGAGCACGTACGCTCTTCCATGAAAAGGTTGATGCATGCTTATGATTCGCTAAAATGTGTAGGCACAGAAATATTCACTGCATATACGACAGCTTGCAGAGTGCACAAGCagtgcgaccgttcgcgaccagttgcaaatggtcgcgcgaccgctcctAGTccccggtgtgcaccagccttaattTGGTTTAACTGTACAGGGCAATCGTTCTCTCAAAAGTGTACAATTGTTTTGTCCAAATGCGAGCAGTTACTGACCTTGGCTGCCATGAAACTTGACATATCGAAATTTCTAAAGTCAGTCAGCAAATATGCATTCTATCAGAAGCTGTGATGATGTCGTAGAAAATAGACAGCAGAGGTAGCACTCATTAATACATAAAAATGAGGAACACTTTGGCAATGTAGCGTCATGACTACGACACTGAAATGCAACTATGTGTGAGATTTTCAAGCTTAGCATGTTCCTTTTACAGTGTGTGTCTTCCATCACGGCTGTGCCGACAGAAATTTCACATGGCACTTATGCGTTGTAGGTATGCCAAGGAAGTGCGAGATAAATTGGCGCACTACTTCGTCACAGACGGTCAGGTGCCTTGGCAGGACAAAGTGGTGAACAGCACTTGAGGCGTACAAGGTGAAGGTGGGTTGTAAATGCATTTTATTGCTTACAGAACTTATGTACATAGCATCTTCTTAAgctaaacaaagaagaaaaaaatcacccGTGACACAACAGATACATTACAGGGAAAACTGTCATGTCCAAATATAAccatgaaaacacaaaaataaataattcatgTTAAAATATTTGAGTTATTGCACGGTTATCGCTATAATTATCACAGAAATAAGTGgccttaaaggggtcatgacacccaattttcaacCATAATGTGTGTTGCATGAGCTGATTCTTGTATGTTCACATACAAGCTGGTGAAATTCGAGCGATTTGGTCAAGCTGCTAATTTTTAATCGCATATTTTTATAAACGAGCTAGTCGCCTGACAGTTGGGCAATACTGATGCACTCACTATCCATGACATCACGAACCGCTTGCTCGACAAGCTGCTGCACAGTGTGCATTCTGGCAGACGGTCGTGTTTTGTCATCAGCTGCGTTTGCAATCaaatttttttgcattgttgaaCTCTCCACTAAAGCTAAATGACTTCCAGGGGTCGAAACATGGCTACTGTGTCAGCAATGTAGCGTTGGTACTTGCAGCAAATAATTTCGTGAATGTGCAATGCGTATACCATTTGCCACTGCTCCTTCGGCTTGTGACGTCGCGcacgccatgacaaaatggcggtcaCTTGTGGTAGGTTGAGTTTTAGGAGCCGAGCACTTCTACGGCATATTTTTGACTAAAATAATCTCTTAAGGCCCCTTTTCACACGTGTACTAGCACATTTTACTCtgtagttttgttttttgctgacaACCGTCAATTGTTGAGTGAccagtcatgacccctttaagttaGGACTAGAAAAGTGAACACAAGATAAAAAAAGGTGGGTGTCATTGACTTTATATATATAAACACTTCAATTTGCTTCACTGCTCTGATGCAATTTTGCCTCTGCTTCATACAGCATAAGTTCTACTGCATGCATTACATCTTGTGCAATGTGCACTGGTAGCTCTCTGAggggtgcatcggtacgtagAGCGAAGAAACCAATGTTATCTTTTTTGATGACCCCCTTGTTCGCTCTGATGTGTTCAAGGTGCTCCATGCACGCTTGCGCCACAGCTTCATGGCTTGTGCCCTCTCctgcattgctgcaaagcaaGTGTGAATTGCGATTCATGCAAATGCTTTAAGGTTGCATTGTTACTTCATAAAGCaccatttagcaaaaaaaaacagtgtgagaACGACAAagtagaaacagaagaaacaatACAGAGCACTGACTTTCAGCTAATGTTTGTGATTTTCGGcacttagaaagaaaaaaatatagagcAACTGAAGCAAATTAAATAGCACACTTAAAAGATAAATGTGTCAATAGGGCGTCTACTTCTCTGTGAGAAATAAATGGGCTTTTGATCTTTGAAACGGACACTTGTGTTTTGGGACAGGGTGCTGATGTTCTGATATTAACGTCTAAATATTACGGTAGTTACATGGGTTCTGTCTACCTTAGTATAAATGTGTCCACAATAAAAACATCAGTTTAAAGTCTGTGCTCTGtcctgtttcttctgtttctaccttgtcgttctcacactcttttttgttactATGTCTGTGTACCAACTTGACCGAGCGTGAACCTTATAAAGTTTTGTGTTTTGTAGCATGCGCAGGATTGTTAGAAAAAAATCTGCAAGTTTATCTTCTAAGAGTTAGGGGTATATCTCACCTAGCGCCCTCGCAGGTCCGTTGTCGTCTTGACGAGCGTGACCTGCAGTGAATTATACATATTACTTAAATGTACAGAAAGTGATCCTTTTCGAAAAGTTGTGGTTGTGATCTCTTGCCAGGAGtacctaaaataattttttttgtttacacacCGTTTTGATGGTGGCTGCTCTCTTGAGGTGGTTGCTGAAGCATCACCGCAGGAGGAGGCAGTATTATTATACAACTTATAAAGTGTTGCAATTGCATGTAGCAGAATCTGGTGTGAAAAATTGCATGTAGCAAAATCTGGTGCATGTAGCAGTTCAAAATAGGGCAGTCCGATTCATTTCTCGTAATTATAATTTCTCCTGCAGCGTAACACAACTTAAAATGGATTATTCATTTCAATTATTATCCACTCgccgcaacatttctcttttatgcctctttcataaatacgtcaatagcactaaaatgaccagacttccaattgaacgaccctcctatttatcaactagactacacaaccggcttagtttctcgcgcatgtacggcaaaacgaactcttttaacgcatccgctttgcctcgtgccatcacgttgtggaatgatcttcccgataacTTGGTATCTGACACTAACCCTGTTTCCTTCCGCAACAAATTGGTCTTACATTTTGGTTGATAATTTTATGTTCACAGCTTTGTTCTTGTATGTATATGACATTCATAATGctgtgcaaaaagttttttttctaatgcgcttattgcccccttattttttgtgctttatttttgtttgcttaggacgaactgttcacacttcctgtaagcgctttcatgattttcccagtgtattataccacaatctgtgccaatttaacttacacgtattgtacacttcctaactgctgcgtgccatgaactgcatctttcttgttttttggtaacgatgtatgatgtcaatttatacttacttatttcttgttcatttgttactcatgtctcgagcttacgttttggcacctttcgcccttttacttgttgtacatgtctttgttagccccccttactcaatgccctaaccaagggcctgtaagatacctgtaaaaaaaaaaaaaaaaaaaaaacattaggcaCATTCTTCAAATGTGCTAGAACATGCATGTTTTTAAGATTTAATAGATTGGCTATCTATGCATGCCCTTCATTTGTCATTACTTAGGTGGATTCATAAAGGTTTTACTCATTGCTGCAGGTGTCGACACGAGTCTCCTCAGCCGTATCAGGGGTACGTTCCGGTTCCGCTGCATGTCTTGGCCGAGGCGGTGATCTGCAGTGATTAAAATTTCTTTCTATGTATTTGATGATGCCGCTAGTACATGAAAAGTTTTAGGCATTCTTTGGGAGTTAAAATGCCATTATGATTTCGCTCAACACGAAGTTTATTTTACACTTGCGTTACCTCTTGATTGAGCACTGCTGTATGGAAGGTGTGCATACAGAAGTTTATTGTGCCTATTATGTTAATAAAATGCTATGTAGGCTGCACATCTAAatgagaacaagagatattgTCACGGAGATGAAGTAAAAGTAATTGCAGCCTGTTGCTGATGAATACTTtgctttttcagaaatatttgacGTTGTAAAATAACCACATTCACACAGAAACAATGCCTGTGCCCTCATGTATTTCGGTGTGCTTCTGTTCAGTGTTGAGTGATGAATGTattgaaaaaaatgcagtggttTGGGCAAGCTAACGACCTGAACACCACCTTTCAAGCACGCTTGTATTTTTGATAATTTTGCAAAGTACAATCACctagtaataaaaaataatgtttctaGGTTCAAGTCCATGCATGTACAGCTTCAAGTGCATGCACATGGTACCGAAAATTTTTGTGCATGCTCACCTCTCGTTAGCCTCTTCTGCTGTGATGTGGCTGCTGCAAGAGAACATGCAATATGTGATTCTGTCAGTGCTATTGTGTGCATCTTTAGAGCATTTTCACTGTTTTGCTACAATATAAGTACTTATGCTGCATTCTTGTAATGAATATGTGCAATGCTTGTCTATGAACAGCCTCATGACACATGCAATAAGCGATCTCTTTAGATTTTTATATTTTGTATTAAGCCTTTCTTTTTTTGGTAAATGAGAGCCGAGAATGACACAGAAGTACACTCAATTCTTTCATTCTTACTGTTCTGTCTTCAATATtctgttttgtgaagctgtccACGTGCCACTTGTACGGTATGCTATATTTTTTGCGTTGTGCTGATGCATTGTGCTATGCTaaccaaaacatttcattttctgTTCAATGGACGGTAAGCATTATTCATTACCTTTGGTCAATGGCACTCATGTTGCACAGTATCCAGAAAGAATGATGCACTGAGTTATTCTTCGTAGCTGTAGCCACAGTTATTCGACATCAAAACAGCCCATTGCCATCATGTTCATGATCACATGCATGCCCACTGTGAATTACCTCTTGGGACTTCTATGTTTATGTGCAGTGTACTTATGTGTATTGATGTGTGAGTATTTATGTGTATGTATAACAGTCATGTGAATtaaatcaactttttttttgtttagtactcaatAGTCAGCTAATATTGAACTTACGCCACAGGCTCAGACTCTCCTTCCATTAATTCAAGCATGGCCTCAAAATGGGGCCATTTTATTGTTGGAATGTCGGCTGCTCCGGCTCCACTTCTTTGTTTTTTCACGTATGTCGTGTTGTTTCCTTTTGAAGATATCACGCAGGTTCTTAAATCGTTTCTCAACAAGGACACCTGAAAACAAAACCCTTGCTGTAAGAATGTATTGTGCATACTGTATCGCTGATAAATTTTCTACTTTATTTCAGCACAATTGTGAGcggtctttattttctttgcccagATCATTTTGGCTGCAGCACCCTAGAAATCTGAATATTGGGCAACAAAATGAATCGCATGCCATCTAAACTTAACTATTGGTAGGGGCTTAAACAttgcaaaacc
Protein-coding regions in this window:
- the LOC119185742 gene encoding uncharacterized protein LOC119185742; translated protein: MPPRPALGSRPSSSSTRLKCTHICMTSGTLLLKIGQRRTGLGQIEACSACRVSLLRNDLRTCVISSKGNNTTYVKKQRSGAGAADIPTIKWPHFEAMLELMEGESEPVASHITAEEANERSPPRPRHAAEPERTPDTAEETRVDTCSNESRSSRRQRTCEGASNAGEGTSHEAVAQACMEHLEHIRANKGVIKKDNIGFFALRTDAPLRELPVHIAQDVMHAVELMLYEAEAKLHQSSEAN